In Desulfosudis oleivorans Hxd3, the DNA window TCAAAAAGCCCGATGCCGGGGTCACCGACGAGATGTGGGCGAAAATGAGGGCATACGCGGACGAAAAAGGGCTGAAGGCAGGGGACTACAAAAAGCTCAACCTGCCCTTTGAAAACCTGCTGCATGCCCAGCCCGCGAAAATCAAGGAGCGTATGGCCCAGGGGGTGGAGGATTTCATATACACCATGCTGACATCGGTGCTGAATGCAACGGATACCGCTCCCATGGTGATTGATGCGATTCTTGCCGCCGGTTCCCACGATCCCGGCCCTCTGGCCGAAAGGATTGAAGCCCCCGATGACTGGACCCCGGAAAAAATCAAACAGAAAGCTGCCGGCCTGACATCAGACAAGGGGCCTGCCGGCAATTTCGACGACTGAGACCCATTACTTTTACACCGAAAAGACGCAAAGCGCGCAACTGATTATGCCTTCTGCTTTACACGCAGCGCTCACTCTTTACTCTGCGTCCTTTGCGTCTCTGCGGTGAAATTAACCTTTAAAGGTCCCCTTAATGTATAAAAACTTCCAACGGTTCCTGTGAAAGAAAAACTTTATTGCCCCTTCTGCGCGCAACCTCTTCAAAAACGGCTCTACGAAGGCCGTGAGCGTCCTTTTTGTACCCGCTGTGATGCCCCGATTTACGAGAACCCGGTGCCTGCCACGGCCGTGGTGGTGGCCGATAAAGACACGGGCATTCTGCTGGTCAAGCGAAGCGTGGAACCCCGCAAGGGTGAATGGGCACTGCCCGGCGGGTTCGTTGAACTGTCAGAAGCGCCGGATCAGGCCGCCCTGCGGGAACTGGCAGAGGAGACCGGCATCTCCGGCACCATTGATACCCTTCTGGGGGTGGAAACCAACAACAGCGCCACCTATGGCACGGTGCTGATCGTGGGTTACCTTGTCATCGACTACGCCGGCGTTCCGTGTGCCGGAGATGATGCCGAAGAAGCCGCTTTTTTCCCACCGGGCGTCATGCCGCCCATTGCCTTTAACAGCCACGCCGCCTTTATTGACCGGGTCATTGACCGGTTCTTTCCTTCTTTTTCCATTTCTAAGGCAAAACAACCTCTTTAATTAAAATAAGCGTCATTGCGAGGAGCGAAAGCGACGAAGCAATCTCCTCCTTATATGAACAAAATTGCTTCGCTGCGCTCGCAAAGACACAAGCCGAGTTCGAGATTGCTTCGCCTGAGGCCAAAAAAAACCATGCCGCCCGCATTCATGCAGGCGGCATGGTGTAATGGGTTAAAAGCGATTATCGGCTAAAAACTGAAACCGATACCCGCGTTGATGGTGGTCTGGCTGTTGCTGAAGCCGGCGCCGCCGGTGACCACGATGTTCTTGCTGAACACGCAGGCCTTACCGCCGATGGCGATAGCATCCTCACCATCATAATGGCCAAACCCGGCGCCAACGGAAAAGCATTTACCATTGACGGGGCCGGGAATGGCCGCCAGGGCGGCAACTGATGCCACACCGCCGGCAAACTCATCCATCCGCTTGTCCAGCCGGTCAATTTCACGCCTGAACTGCACGAAGTTGACCGCGTCAAAGTCATCCTCACCTTCAGCCACACCGGTCACGATAACAGGCTCACCGGTGCCCACTTCGGCAAAGGTGGCACCGTCGTCATTCAGGGTCAGCGAGGTGGAACCGGTTCCGCCGGCAATCACCGTACTGGTCTGGCTGATCAGAATGCCATGGGGCGCGCCACTTGCCGAGTTCACATACAGGCTGGCTTGGGTAGGCGTCACCTCAAGGCCGGCCTGGGCGTCGTTGGGCCCCACCGAATCGATGAAAATGCCGTTGTTGCTCACCGCCGCGCTCTGGGTGCCGTCGGCACTGACAAGCCGGGAGCTTGTGGCATCCACGATCATCTGGTTGGCCGTACCGGTGGAGGTGACCGTGGTCACGCCCACAATGGTGTTGGTGGCACCGGTGATGGTGTTGGCCGATGTGCCGGCGTTACCAATAACGTTCACCGAGTTGGCCGTGGCAGCACCGATGTTGTTGGTAGCCGCCTCAATGTTGTTCGTGCCGTCCACGGCATTGGCTGTCAGGTTGTTGATGCCGCCGCTGGCGGTTGCCAGAATGTCGTTGGACACGTTGTCAACACCGCCGATGGTAACGGCAGTTGTCGTGCCATCGTTGGTGGCCTCGAGCACCTGGATTTCAGCGGTTGTATCGGTGCCCACCGCCAGTGTCGCGGCGGCATCCTCCAGGGTCAGCGAGGAGGAGTTGGAACCGCCGTTCAGCGTTGTGGTGTGGGATGCCTGGTCAACCGTCAGGCCATGGCCGTCGGCCGTCAGCAGGGTCACCTGGCTGGTGTCACCCGTGCCGGTGGCAGTCATGCTGCCGCCGCCGGTCACACCCACCATCGCGCTGTCAGTGGTCAGTTCCACATTGGCGTTGCTGCTGGTCAGGGT includes these proteins:
- a CDS encoding NUDIX hydrolase, whose protein sequence is MPATAVVVADKDTGILLVKRSVEPRKGEWALPGGFVELSEAPDQAALRELAEETGISGTIDTLLGVETNNSATYGTVLIVGYLVIDYAGVPCAGDDAEEAAFFPPGVMPPIAFNSHAAFIDRVIDRFFPSFSISKAKQPL